From Alteromonas australica, one genomic window encodes:
- a CDS encoding SRPBCC family protein: protein MHQFTIDVTLDGSLPFIYAAFHEPEYLSEWFAPGDCSVTQVMSDFKEGGRYRIKMLEPHGTEVSLTGEYVTVLANEKLAFSWAWEDNLEDSVMTAVDVHFEAVNDGQVRLVVMQSGFANQDETDQHQYAWMSCLEKLAVLASETSNFN from the coding sequence ATGCATCAATTTACTATAGATGTCACATTAGACGGAAGCTTACCGTTTATCTACGCAGCTTTTCACGAGCCTGAATATTTATCAGAATGGTTTGCTCCAGGCGATTGCAGCGTAACCCAGGTTATGAGTGATTTTAAAGAAGGTGGCCGTTACCGCATTAAAATGCTAGAACCCCATGGCACAGAAGTATCCTTGACCGGCGAATACGTGACCGTGTTAGCAAACGAGAAGCTTGCATTTTCCTGGGCATGGGAAGATAACTTGGAAGACTCAGTGATGACAGCGGTAGATGTTCATTTTGAAGCGGTGAATGATGGTCAGGTTAGACTGGTGGTCATGCAAAGTGGCTTTGCCAATCAAGATGAAACAGATCAGCATCAATATGCATGGATGTCTTGTTTAGAAAAGCTGGCTGTTTTAGCCAGCGAAACATCGAACTTTAATTAA
- a CDS encoding alkene reductase, with translation MTDSALFRPLTWADNSLNNRMVLAPMTRGRAGSDRIPNKIMGDHYVQRADAGLIITEATAISKEGIGWVDSPGIYTDKMVDGWRSVVDRVHEVDGKIVLQLWHTGRASHSDFHDGALPLSASAIAIQGDEIHTPKGKKAYEVPKAMSYDDIQRTVNDYKKAAVNAKAAGFDGIEVHAANGYLINQFLDSRSNQRDDKYGGNLENRYRFLHEILDAVFDVWPAENVGVRLSPNGVFNDMGADDFRETFTYVAQQLNKRKLGYLHVMDGLAFGFHERGEPMSLAEFRALYDGLLIGNCGYTKADAEQRINDGDADMIAFGRPWITNPDLPTRFKHDYPLAAFDDPSTWYGGSEEGYTDFPTYREKTGKDAMTSLT, from the coding sequence ATGACAGACTCTGCTCTTTTTCGCCCACTGACATGGGCCGATAACAGCCTTAACAATAGAATGGTTCTTGCACCTATGACCCGAGGCCGTGCTGGCAGCGATCGCATCCCTAATAAAATAATGGGGGATCACTACGTACAGCGAGCTGATGCAGGATTAATTATTACCGAAGCCACCGCAATTTCAAAAGAAGGAATAGGTTGGGTAGATTCACCGGGGATCTACACTGACAAAATGGTTGATGGCTGGCGTTCAGTGGTTGATCGCGTCCATGAAGTGGATGGCAAAATAGTGCTTCAGCTATGGCACACAGGCAGAGCATCACACAGTGACTTCCATGACGGTGCCCTTCCCCTTTCTGCTTCTGCTATTGCTATTCAAGGGGATGAGATTCATACCCCAAAAGGTAAAAAAGCGTACGAAGTGCCAAAAGCGATGTCGTACGATGATATTCAGCGCACGGTAAATGATTATAAAAAGGCCGCCGTCAATGCGAAAGCCGCAGGCTTCGACGGTATCGAAGTGCATGCTGCCAATGGCTACCTGATCAATCAGTTTTTGGACAGTCGTAGCAACCAACGTGATGACAAATACGGCGGGAACCTTGAAAATCGCTATCGTTTTTTACACGAGATTCTCGATGCCGTGTTCGATGTATGGCCTGCGGAAAACGTAGGGGTTCGCCTTTCTCCCAATGGCGTGTTTAACGATATGGGCGCCGACGACTTCAGAGAAACCTTCACCTACGTGGCTCAGCAGTTAAATAAGCGCAAGCTGGGTTACTTGCATGTCATGGACGGCCTCGCATTTGGCTTTCATGAGCGGGGGGAGCCTATGTCACTGGCAGAGTTTAGAGCGCTTTATGATGGTTTGTTGATAGGCAATTGTGGTTACACTAAGGCAGATGCCGAACAGCGTATTAATGATGGCGATGCAGACATGATTGCGTTTGGCCGCCCTTGGATCACCAATCCAGATTTACCCACCCGATTTAAACACGACTACCCATTGGCGGCATTTGATGACCCGTCTACTTGGTACGGTGGAAGTGAAGAAGGGTATACAGATTTTCCCACCTATCGCGAGAAAACGGGTAAAGACGCGATGACTTCTCTCACCTGA